One genomic segment of Sebastes fasciatus isolate fSebFas1 chromosome 17, fSebFas1.pri, whole genome shotgun sequence includes these proteins:
- the LOC141754246 gene encoding uncharacterized protein LOC141754246 isoform X1 has product MDEKDPTPAPGTLSPGQLQSHLKMEPKTLGAIQIVIGALIFCLSASVLQIHEVHFTGDVALILVVVIEVTLSGSVLVHSGRKPTLFWVKCVLVLHLISAAFATAALGLMSQHLPYRQDSYHCEHCRRLELHAVQHCFRKCTGLIEQKCKLLIDGILGTLVIFLVLELLICITAMLFGLSVLAAGGTQASSQRPVYPQTRPPPVPAVQAIPAVQVAPAAAEPFQVAVVVTEPDSDQVEEISTPPTEPQVEPI; this is encoded by the exons ATGGATGAGAAAGACCCGACGCCTGCACCGGGGACGCTGTCCCCGGGCCAGCTGCAGTCCCACCTCAAGATGGAGCCCAAGACTCTGGGG GCGATCCAGATCGTCATCGGGGCTCTGATCTTCTGTCTCAGTGCCTCCGTGCTGCAGATCCACGAGGTCCACTTCACGGGAGATGTGGCCCTCATCCTGGTTGTTGTCATAGAG GTGACCTTGTCTGGTTCAGTGTTGGTCCACAGTGGGAGGAAACCGACTCTGTTCTGG GTGAAATGTGTTCTGGTGCTGCACCTCATCAGCGCTGCGTTTGCCACTGCTGCCCTGGGTCTGATGTCCCAACACCTGCCCTACCGCCAGGACTCCTACCACTGTGAACACTGCCGCAGACTGGAGCTACATGCCGTG CAACATTGTTTCAGGAAATGCACCGGGCTGATCGAGCaaaagtgtaaa CTGCTGATTGACGGGATCTTGGGGACGCTGGTGATCTTCCTGGTGCTGGAGCTGTTGATCTGCATCACCGCGATGCTGTTTGGACTCAGCGTCCTCGCTGCTGGTGGAACCCAG gCTTCCAGCCAGAGACCTGTCTATCCACAGACGCGCCCCCCACCTGTTCCAGCTGTGCAGGCTATTCCAGCTGTGCAGGTTGCTCCGGCTGCAGCCGAGCCGTTTCAG GTGGCCGTAGTTGTGACTGAACCCGACTCGGATCAGGTGGAGGAAATCTCCACCCCGCCCACTGAACCCCAGGTGGAGCCGATATAA
- the LOC141754246 gene encoding uncharacterized protein LOC141754246 isoform X2 gives MDEKDPTPAPGTLSPGQLQSHLKMEPKTLGAIQIVIGALIFCLSASVLQIHEVHFTGDVALILVVVIEVTLSGSVLVHSGRKPTLFWVKCVLVLHLISAAFATAALGLMSQHLPYRQDSYHCEHCRRLELHAVLLIDGILGTLVIFLVLELLICITAMLFGLSVLAAGGTQASSQRPVYPQTRPPPVPAVQAIPAVQVAPAAAEPFQVAVVVTEPDSDQVEEISTPPTEPQVEPI, from the exons ATGGATGAGAAAGACCCGACGCCTGCACCGGGGACGCTGTCCCCGGGCCAGCTGCAGTCCCACCTCAAGATGGAGCCCAAGACTCTGGGG GCGATCCAGATCGTCATCGGGGCTCTGATCTTCTGTCTCAGTGCCTCCGTGCTGCAGATCCACGAGGTCCACTTCACGGGAGATGTGGCCCTCATCCTGGTTGTTGTCATAGAG GTGACCTTGTCTGGTTCAGTGTTGGTCCACAGTGGGAGGAAACCGACTCTGTTCTGG GTGAAATGTGTTCTGGTGCTGCACCTCATCAGCGCTGCGTTTGCCACTGCTGCCCTGGGTCTGATGTCCCAACACCTGCCCTACCGCCAGGACTCCTACCACTGTGAACACTGCCGCAGACTGGAGCTACATGCCGTG CTGCTGATTGACGGGATCTTGGGGACGCTGGTGATCTTCCTGGTGCTGGAGCTGTTGATCTGCATCACCGCGATGCTGTTTGGACTCAGCGTCCTCGCTGCTGGTGGAACCCAG gCTTCCAGCCAGAGACCTGTCTATCCACAGACGCGCCCCCCACCTGTTCCAGCTGTGCAGGCTATTCCAGCTGTGCAGGTTGCTCCGGCTGCAGCCGAGCCGTTTCAG GTGGCCGTAGTTGTGACTGAACCCGACTCGGATCAGGTGGAGGAAATCTCCACCCCGCCCACTGAACCCCAGGTGGAGCCGATATAA